The Scylla paramamosain isolate STU-SP2022 chromosome 39, ASM3559412v1, whole genome shotgun sequence genome includes a window with the following:
- the LOC135092325 gene encoding glutamic acid-rich protein-like: protein MPGFSTEDFGAPLNNTRFNKKNKKQQSMDAHETLGEKNTEKMKQTKHHSKRRSLENLQDCTGHKKTNTEGVMEPKKQRNNLKTKTRMRMEYLYPIIDPNKKRKKQDMEGDENQNKKTKKDTEDHEKQYKNTKKDTDDHEKQDRKTKRGTEDHKNQDKKRKKDTKDHEKQEEKSKDKEDHENQHKNTKGEGRKKPKERVEYGDNEDYEEQAKKSSTEKRESQAKKRKGKSIEDHDSQAKKRKGQGKEDHDTQVTKKLHDKEEHDSQAKKRKRQDKEEDDTQAKKVKRQDKKKHDTQAKKRKRQDKEEHDTQAKKGKGEEKEPKKRRPLENYKRILDHLRKRGGRDSSNVLKLKVEAERVKKKRSVSEYCRVHLEEGHMTDATVRGHPCLVFFDTGASASIMFLSLAKRAGLLTGREKTEKNTLLYLEWHPVAGRDHARRGTEAEITSRNDVIVLSMSRLQEAEMRQDFHHDGSSTLFLRHPERLRRRPQPGREGKVFAFAAQAQGVEEPLMVLLDTCSTIPFSITKIGRYNVRCRTGSETALPTRVILQFGSGTLTVQMNTNQGVSDFDFVFGRPLLCKLRAAIDYVDSTMTLKLNRKQFCLDIFPH from the exons ATGCCTGGATTTTCTACAGAAGATTTTGGCGCACCGCTGAACAATACAAGattcaacaagaagaacaagaaacaacagtCAATGGACGCTCACGAGACCCTCGGTGAGAAGAACACggagaaaatgaaacagaccaagcaccacagcaagaggaggagcttGGAAAACCTCCAAGACTGCACCggtcataagaaaacaaacactgaaggGGTTATGGAACCcaaaaagcagaggaataacttaaaaaccaAGACGCGgatgaggatggaatatttgtatCCGATTATAGAccccaacaagaagaggaagaagcaggacaTGGAGGGCGATGAAAACCAgaacaagaagaccaagaaagacacggaggaccacgagaagcagtacaagaacacgaagaaggaCACAGACGaccacgagaagcaggacaggaagacgaagaggggcACAGAGGACCACAAGAaccaagacaagaagaggaagaaggacacgaaggatcacgagaagcaggaagagaaaagcaaggacaaggaagatcacgagaaccaacacaaaaacaccaagggagaaggcaggaaaaaaccgaaggaaagggtggaataTGGA GATAATGAAGACTACGAGGAACAGGCCAAAAAGAGCAGCACGGAGAAACGTGAgagccaggccaagaagaggaaaggtaagagtATTGAAGACCATGAtagccaggccaagaagagaaaggggcagGGCAAAGAGGACCATGACACCCAGGTCACGAAGAAATTGCACGACAAGGAGGAACATGACAGTCAggccaagaaaagaaagaggcaggacaaggaggaagatgataccCAGGCCAAGAAAGTGAAAAGGCaggacaagaagaaacatgacacacaggccaagaaaaggaagaggcaggacaaggaggaacatgATACCCAGGcgaaaaaggggaagggagaagagaaagagccaaagaagaggaggccgCTGGAGAATTATAAGCGTATCCTTGATCAcctcaggaagaggggagggcgggACAGCAGCAACGTGCTGAAGCTGAAGGTGGAGGCCGAAAGAgtcaaaaagaagaggagtgtgagCGAGTACTGCCGTGTTCATCTTGAGGAAGGACACATGACGGATGCGACCGTGCGCGGCCATCcatgtcttgtcttttttgacACCGGCGCCTCAGCCAGCATCATGTTCCTGTCACTGGCTAAGAGAGCGGGCCTCCTCACGGGCcgcgagaagacagaaaaaaatactcttCTCTACCTGGAATGGCATCCTGTTGCTGGACGTGATCATGCTCGACGAGGTACT GAGGCGGAGATCACCTCTCGCAACGACGTGATAGTGCTgtccatgagccgcctgcaggaggctGAGATGCGGCAGGACTTCCATCACGACGGTAGCAGCAccctgttcctgcgtcacccgGAACGTCTGCGGCGGAGACCTCAGCCAGGGCGCGAAGGGAAAGTGTTCGCGTTTGCCGCACAAGCACAAGGCGTCGAGGAGCCGCTGATGGTGCTGCTGGACACATGCTCTACTATACCATTCTCTATCACCAAGATCGGCCGGTACAACGTGCGGTGCAGGACAGGAAGCGAGACTGCGCTGCCGACACGAGTCATTCTGCAGTTTGGCAGCGGCACACTCACAGTGCAGATGAACACCAACCAGGGGGTTAGCGACTTCGACTTTGTGTTTGGACGACCGCTGCTCTGTAAATTACGAGCAGCAATAGATTATGTTGATTCGACCATGACGTTGAAGCTCAACAGAAAACAATTCTGCCTCGACATCTTCCCTCACTGA